CGAGTACTATATTCAAAAGTTTAACTCCAATGATGAAGACCCTGCGTCAAATCCCTTTGCTATTTTCATTAACAAGCATTCCGGGATGTTTTCCAGTCCGGTGCAGGCAAAAACTTCTAACGGAGAACTTGCCGTAATGGTGAGGATGTCTTTGCCGGGGAATAAATTCTGCAAGTATATAAATATCTATGTAACAGGCAGTGGCAGCAATACTGTGTTAAAAGAGATAGTTATCTTTTCAAAGAAAGGGGAGAAGGTTGTAACTACTATTACTAACTATTCAGCTCCCGACAGCTCCCTTCTGGGCAGAGTATCAGTCACTCCGCGCAAGGGGTCCAAAACAATTGATTTGAGATAGATTTATTATTAAATTTTTTCTGCGGCATTAAATTTTTCCTGCAGATTTAAATACTTCTGCTATTGACAGATAGGAGTTCTTCAGGCACTCTTTTATTTTGCTTCTCTTAATCCAGCTGCACTCTGTTATTTCCTCTTCTGTCTGAGGGGCCGGTGTTGATTTGCCGTCATAACTCATTGCATACCAGCTGGTATGCTTAATGATAAATTTCTTGCCCATGTGGTATGTATGATGGGTAATGCACAAAAGATTTCCGCGCTTTGCTTTAATTCCGGTCTCCTCCTCTACTTCCCTTGTTGCGGTCTTCTTGATATCTTCTCCCTTCTCCTGCCATCCCTTTGGCAAATCCCAGACTCCGCGGCGGAATATCATCAGACACTCTCCCTTCTTGTTGGTTACAAGGCCTCCTGCGGCATTTACATGTGTCATTTTTGAAAAGATTTTGTTGAAGGTGGCTTCCTGATTAGCTTTATCTGTCGGGATGATAAAATGATTGAATTTTTCATTCTTCTCCATTATGTCCGGAATGGTTGAAAAATCAAAATTTTCAGAGGGGTGGAATAAAATTGCGTTGATGTCATTTGCCGCCTCTTCCTTTGGAGTGCAAATTGTTAAAATTCTATTATTGAAGAAGATATTGTACATGTGCGTTAAGCCTTTAGACTCTTTTTTGTTATATTTGTAGCAAAGATAATTGTAATTAGGATATTATGGATAACGTAGAAAAGACCATAGCAAAGCAGCTGCTGGAAATTAAGGCTGTCAAATTAGATGTTGAGCACCCGTTTACATGGGCATCCGGATGGAAATCACCAATATACTGCGATAATAGAAAAATGCTTTCTTATCCTTCTGAGAGGAAGGTCGTTTGTAATTCTTTTGTGAAAGTCATCAACGATAACTTTAAAGATGTGGATGTTATAGCCGGAGTTGCTACAGGTGCAATTGCCTATGGAATGATGGTGGCTGAGGCTCTTGATAAGCCGTTTATCTATGTGCGTCCTAAACCAAAAGATCATGGCACAAAATCTCAAATAGAGGGTGAAATAGAGAAGAATCAGAAGGTTGTAGTTGTAGAGGATTTGATTTCTACGGGGCAGAGCAGCCTTTCTGCCGTCACCGCTTTGCATCAGGCCGGCGCAATTGTGCTTGGCATGGTTGCCATTTTCTCTTACAATTTTGATACAGCGCGCCGCTCTTTTGAGAATGCCGATGTAGAACTTCATACTCTTTGCCAATATGACTCATTATTGGAAGAGGCTGTAGCTGAGAAGTATATAAAGAAGTCAGATTTGGAAGTTCTTAAGCAGTGGAGAATAAGTCCTTCCACCTGGGGTGTTCAGAAGTAATATTTTAATCCCGATAGATTAATGGAAAAGATTGTAGGTAAAGAGGTTACTCTTCCCTTAGGAGCAGAGAGACTGTACTCTGTTTTCTCAGATTTGAGAGGCATAACTTCTAAATTGCCGGAAGAATATAAAAGCAAAGTTACTGCAACGCAAGATACAATAGAGGGGGAGTATAACGGCATGAAGCTTGGACTTAAAGTGGCTCAGAGGATTGAGAATCAGCTTGTTTCTCTTAAGCCATCTGGCGCGTTCCCGTTTGATTTTACACTTAATTTTTTAATGGACC
The window above is part of the Bacteroidales bacterium genome. Proteins encoded here:
- a CDS encoding NUDIX domain-containing protein, producing MYNIFFNNRILTICTPKEEAANDINAILFHPSENFDFSTIPDIMEKNEKFNHFIIPTDKANQEATFNKIFSKMTHVNAAGGLVTNKKGECLMIFRRGVWDLPKGWQEKGEDIKKTATREVEEETGIKAKRGNLLCITHHTYHMGKKFIIKHTSWYAMSYDGKSTPAPQTEEEITECSWIKRSKIKECLKNSYLSIAEVFKSAGKI
- the pyrE gene encoding orotate phosphoribosyltransferase — encoded protein: MDNVEKTIAKQLLEIKAVKLDVEHPFTWASGWKSPIYCDNRKMLSYPSERKVVCNSFVKVINDNFKDVDVIAGVATGAIAYGMMVAEALDKPFIYVRPKPKDHGTKSQIEGEIEKNQKVVVVEDLISTGQSSLSAVTALHQAGAIVLGMVAIFSYNFDTARRSFENADVELHTLCQYDSLLEEAVAEKYIKKSDLEVLKQWRISPSTWGVQK